The DNA sequence TTGCTTCGTTGTTTTTAATTGGTTAAACTTTATTTTCAGGTGCAAATATATAAATTTTTCTGAAAACGTATGTTTTTTTTAATAATTTTTCAAAATACTTTAAAGTATAGAGAAAAAATAAGGAGTAAATTATTATTCTTTATTAAGAAATCTGTTGAGTATCTCTACGGCACATTTAGGAAGGTTGGTTCCCGGCCCAAAAATGAAATCAGCACCGTTTGCGTATAGGAATTCATAATCCTGCTGAGGGATCACTCCACCTACTACAATTGTCACATCATCTGCACCGAGTTTTTTCAATTCTTCCACGACCTGAGGAACCAATGTTTTATGACCCGCAGCCAAAGAAGATACTCCTAAAATATGAATGTCATTTTCTACGGCCTGCTTTGCCACCTCTTCCGGTGTCTGAAATAAAGGAGCTACATCAACGTCAAATCCCATATCAGCAAATGCCGTTGCCACTACTTTTGCTCCCCGATCGTGTCCATCCTGCCCCATTTTAGCAACCATTAATCTCGGACGACGACCTTCTTCTTCCTCAAACGTTTGGGTTAAGTGAAGGGCTTTTTCAAAATATTCATTTTTACCTGCGTTCATAGCATAAACTCCTGAAATTGTTCTGATATTTGCTTTATATCTGCCAAAACTCTCCTCCATCGCATCACTCATTTCACCTAGCGTTACCCTTCTTCTCGCAGCTTCAATGCATAAAGCCAAAAGATTTCCATTTCCTGTTTTTGCACTTTCTCTGATCTGATTCAAAATCTGATCAACATCTTCTGAATTTCTCGATTCTTTGATAGAATCCAGTCTTTCGATCTGCTTTCTGCGAACTTCTGTGTTATCGATATCTAAGATCTCGATAGGCTCTTGTTTCAAAGAAGATCTAAATGAATTAACACCAATAATAAATTCTTCGCTGCTATCTATTTTCGCCTGTTTTTTTGCGGCTGCTTCTTCGATTCTCATTTTAGGAATTCCGGCTTCAATCGCTTTTGTCATTCCTCCCTCCTGCTCCACCTCATCAATATATCTCATTGCCTCCTCAATCATCTGCTGGGTAAGACTTTCCACTAAGTTACTGCCGCCCATCGGATCTACCACATCACAAATTCCACTTTCCTGCTGCAAAATAATCTGAGTATTTCTGGCAATTTTCGCCGAATAATCTGTTGGTAAAGCAATCGCTTCATCCAAAGCATTCGTGTGTAAAGATTGTGTACCTCCTAAAGCTGAGGATAATGCCTCAATAGCAGTTCGGGTAATATTATTAAAAGGTTCCTGTTC is a window from the Chryseobacterium sp. T16E-39 genome containing:
- the scpA gene encoding methylmalonyl-CoA mutase, which translates into the protein MRKTISVRKLDLHILPKEGEIYNFEKDGLELKSSYTHEDVKNKELTETSPGISPYLRGPYSTMYVQKPWTVRQYAGFSTAEESNAFYRRNLAAGQKGLSVAFDLATHRGYDSNHARVVGDVGKAGVAIDSVEDMKILFNEIPLDQISVSMTMNGAVLPILSFYIVAAEEQGVQQDQLSGTIQNDILKEFMVRNTYIYPPAPSMKIIADIFEYTSKNIPKFNSISISGYHMQEAGATPVLEMAYTLADGLEYVRTGIKAGMNVDDFAPRLSFFWAIGMNHFMEIAKMRAARYIWANLLKQFNPQNPKSLALRTHSQTSGWSLTEQEPFNNITRTAIEALSSALGGTQSLHTNALDEAIALPTDYSAKIARNTQIILQQESGICDVVDPMGGSNLVESLTQQMIEEAMRYIDEVEQEGGMTKAIEAGIPKMRIEEAAAKKQAKIDSSEEFIIGVNSFRSSLKQEPIEILDIDNTEVRRKQIERLDSIKESRNSEDVDQILNQIRESAKTGNGNLLALCIEAARRRVTLGEMSDAMEESFGRYKANIRTISGVYAMNAGKNEYFEKALHLTQTFEEEEGRRPRLMVAKMGQDGHDRGAKVVATAFADMGFDVDVAPLFQTPEEVAKQAVENDIHILGVSSLAAGHKTLVPQVVEELKKLGADDVTIVVGGVIPQQDYEFLYANGADFIFGPGTNLPKCAVEILNRFLNKE